GCTGCAACGCCGCAAGCTTGCCGAGCATCGTCGACCTCGTCATGTGCACCATGCCTGTCAGCTCCGGTCGAAAAGTGAGCAGGTAGTTCCGGTTGAAAAGTGAGCACTTCACCTTTCGATTGGAGAGTGATCACTGTGGAGGATTGGGCGGAGATTCGCCGGCTGTATCGGTCGGAGAAGCTGTCGCAGGCTGCGATTGCGCAACATGGTCGGACCATCGCTCCTAGCCGTCGATAGCCTCTCAAGGTCGCCCAAAACTGGAGAGACCCAGCACTGTCTGGTGGCGGTCAGTGCGTTTAGGGTTGCGTTCATCGCCTTGCTCAAAGCAGATTGGTCGCCAAATCTGTTCGGCCGTTAGTTAGTCGCGACACAGCAAATCGGCACTACGAGGGCCGACAGACCACGCCGGCGTTTTCCCTGACAGCGCTGCGCTGCTAAATGGTCCGTGCTTTGCTGGTCGATTGCGCCGACACGGGGCGGATAAGCCGACTTCTGGGGTTACCGCGACTAAAGGAACTTGGCGTCGACGACCGCAGCGCCGCGCGGAAGGGCGTGGGCACCCAAATGGTCGAGGGCGAGACCTCGCAATCCGCGTCGTCGGTCTCGACCCACAAGATCCCCGCAGGAACTATGACGTACGGCACACCCACCTAAACGGAAGCGCTGTAACGCTTTCCGAAGTGCATAGCACTCAGTGGTGTAGTCAACCCAACTAGCAAGGGAGTCATCATGATCGCTACCATCCGCGAGCAGATTCAAGCCGGCGTGCGCCCAGAGTCGCCAGTAGCACGTGGCGGCGCGGGCCTGGCACGGTACGGGCTGGCCGTCGTCATCGCCTGGATCGGCATGCTGAAGTTCACAGAGTACGAAGCCAACGGCATCGCGCCATTCGTGTCGAACAGCCCTTTCATGTCTTGGCTGTACGACATTTTCTCGATCACCACCTTTTCGTCGCTACTCGGTGTAGTCGAGATCGCAATCGCGGTCTTGCTCGCCGTCAAACCGTGGTTCCCTCGACTCTCAGCGATCGGTAGCCTCATGGCCATCGGCATGTTCGCCACAACACTGACATTCGTGCTCAGTACGCCTGGTGCATTCGAAGCATCAGCAGGAGGTTTCCCGGTGTTGTCGTCGACTGGTCAGTTCCTGATCAAGGACGTCGCACTGCTCGGAATCTCTGCCTGGACGCTGGTCGATGCACTCACACGCCGCTGAGGCCGAAGCCGCCCTCGTCACCTCGCTTCGTGCGGGTGACGAGGGCGGCTTCGTGCAAGTTGTCGACTTGCAAGCCCCACGACGCCACGCCTCGCACGCGACTACGTCAGGACACCAGATCGCCGAAGGCCCCCTACAGGAAGGCCTCTTACACAAAGGAATCGGCTCTTCCCAGGATCAGTCACCTCGGTTCACAGAGCTGTCTGCGAACTTTCATAGGAGGAAAGGTCGCAGTCCCTTGACGACGAGAAACTGGACGAGGAGTCGGAGCAACGAAGCCATCCTCGGGAATTTTTCCTCAAGCACCGGGGAGCATGGTCGCCGGCGAGCCGGTCGCTCATGCACTACATGAAAGGATGCAGACAGATGAGATGCAACGAACTCGCCGAACTACTCACCGAATACCTGGACGACTCGCTCGGTTCGAGCGACCACGTGAGGCTCGAAACGCACCTGTCCGAGTGCGCCGGATGCGCAAACTATCGCACTCAATACATATCGACGATCGCAATCTTGAATCAGATCCCCGTGGCCGGCTTCAAGCGCACGCTGCGCGATACGTTATCGGCGCACTTACACCAACGGCGCCGCTGAGCTTCGCAGGGCAACCGAGTTCAGCTCAGCAACAATGGATACACCAACTTTGCTGCCGTCAGCGCCCATCGGTCTTTAGGTGGCTTGCGCCAACTCAGCCACCGCTTGATCGGTGGTCCAGATAGCTGAGGCGAGGAATCGGAAATTAATCAGGGCAGCCAAGTATCCGTCGCCTTCGGGCAACCGTGCACCCGCAGTCGCGTCACGGATGACGACAACCTCGAAACCCTGTTCGATCAGCTCGCGCAAATGGCTTTCGGTGCACAGATTCGCGGCCATTCCAGCCAGAAGAACCTGGGTCACACCGCGTTTGCGAAGCTGAAGTACGAGATCGTTGGACTGCGGACCCACGATTTTATGGGGAGAAGCGACCACCGTCTTTCCGTCCAGGATGCGGTTCTTGTACCGCTCGAGATAGTCCGCGCCCGAACCGTCGAACCCTTCCAGCTGCAGCGGATGCGTCCGCGCGAACATGCCGACACTGTGCATGAAGCGCTCAAGCGGTCCGGCGAATTGCCAGTCCTGATCGGATGGATAGTAATAGTGCGGAGAGATCGCAACCGTGATCCCCGCGCTCTTGGCAGCTGACAGTAGTTGGTCGATGTGCTCGACAGTGCCGTTGTCTTCGACGCTGGCGCCGAACACCGACCATGTTGCACCATCGGGGCTGAGAAAGTCGTTCTGCGGGTCAGTCACGACGAGCGCAGCGTGCGTCACGTCAAGCTGGAAGCCAGATGGCGGAAGTCCGGGCTCTGCGGGCTCGTCGTACACGGATGAAGTCGACATTGGATGGGAGTCCCTTTCCTATCGGGCGCTAGTGCGCGACACACGGCAGCGCCCGGAAAGTATAAATAGACGACCGGTCGGATATCAACAAGTCCGGCCTTTCGGACCTCGATGATGGAGGCGGGACTTCAGGACGTGCCGACCAAACCCACCAACTGCGGCAAGGTTATTCGTGAGAAACGGTCGTATGGAGCGCGGGTGCGATCGATCCTGGCGCGAAGCACTGCCCCTTCCCACGCTTCGATAATCAAACCTGCGACTTCGCGACGCCGTTGAGGCGTTCCCTCTGTGAAAACAGCGGCCAGTTCGTGCTCCCAAGCACAAACAATGCCGCGTAGCTTTTCGTGGACCGACGCACTGGTGGCTGAGACTTCGAGCGCGAGATTGCCAATTAGGCAGCCGCGCATAAAGGTATGGCGCTCGTGCTCGTCGGCAATCACCGCGAAGTAGCGTTGCAGGCGGCGAACCGGTCTCCCGCGACCTAGCAGCAAGGATCCGGACCGGTCCTGAAGTTCGAGCCAGTACTGTTCTAGCACTGCGACAACAAAGGCTTCTTTGCTCTCGTAGTACGTGTAGAACGCCGCCTTCGGTACGTGGGCACGATCGGCAATTTCCTTGACACCTGTCGCGTTGACGCCACGGGCATAGAAGAGCTCGAGTCCACTAGCGAGTAACCGTCTGCGGATATCCGGGTTCCCCGGGCGAGGCACAGGAGCAGAGTAACTGACCGAACAAGGACCTTGGCCGTGCACGGCACCAACTCGACCACGCGCGTCCAGACGCACATATCCGGTCAAGTGAGCATTTTTGGTGCGCCATTGCGTAGCGCGAACTCACCGGGCGCTGAACGCGCCCGTGGACATTTAGAGACAGTCGGTCTAATCTCATCACCATGAGCGCTCCCATTGTCCGGCCTCGTCGTGGACGGCCGCCAAAAGTCAGCCGTGACCACGAAGACACGCGGGGAGCATTGCTTCGCTGCGGGATGGAAATCCTGACTGCGCAGGGCCTCACTGCGACAGGTATTGAATCGGTGCTCAAGCGCGTCGATGTACCGAAGGGCTCGTTTTATCACTACTTCGACAGCAAAGACGCATTCGGTCTGGAGGTGCTGCAGAGCTACGCGGAGTATTTCGCGCGCAAACTTGATCGCTGGCTGTTGGACGACAGTCTGCCACCACTGCAACGTCTGACCCTTTTCGTCGAGGACGCGAAAGCCGGAATGGCCAGACACAGGTTTGATCGTGGATGCCTTGTTGGCAATCTTGGGCAAGAAGTTCGGACACTTCCCGAGAGCTATCGCACGAAACTCGAAGAAACACT
This Mycobacterium xenopi DNA region includes the following protein-coding sequences:
- a CDS encoding YkgB family protein codes for the protein MATIREQIQAGVRPESPVARGGAGLARYGLAVVIAWIGMLKFTEYEANGIAPFVSNSPFMSWLYDIFSITTFSSLLGVVEIAIAVLLAVKPWFPRLSAIGSLMAIGMFATTLTFVLSTPGAFEASAGGFPVLSSTGQFLIKDVALLGISAWTLVDALTRR
- a CDS encoding TetR/AcrR family transcriptional regulator — its product is MPRPGNPDIRRRLLASGLELFYARGVNATGVKEIADRAHVPKAAFYTYYESKEAFVVAVLEQYWLELQDRSGSLLLGRGRPVRRLQRYFAVIADEHERHTFMRGCLIGNLALEVSATSASVHEKLRGIVCAWEHELAAVFTEGTPQRRREVAGLIIEAWEGAVLRARIDRTRAPYDRFSRITLPQLVGLVGTS
- a CDS encoding cysteine hydrolase, with amino-acid sequence MSTSSVYDEPAEPGLPPSGFQLDVTHAALVVTDPQNDFLSPDGATWSVFGASVEDNGTVEHIDQLLSAAKSAGITVAISPHYYYPSDQDWQFAGPLERFMHSVGMFARTHPLQLEGFDGSGADYLERYKNRILDGKTVVASPHKIVGPQSNDLVLQLRKRGVTQVLLAGMAANLCTESHLRELIEQGFEVVVIRDATAGARLPEGDGYLAALINFRFLASAIWTTDQAVAELAQAT
- a CDS encoding TetR/AcrR family transcriptional regulator, which translates into the protein MSAPIVRPRRGRPPKVSRDHEDTRGALLRCGMEILTAQGLTATGIESVLKRVDVPKGSFYHYFDSKDAFGLEVLQSYAEYFARKLDRWLLDDSLPPLQRLTLFVEDAKAGMARHRFDRGCLVGNLGQEVRTLPESYRTKLEETLEDWEQRLQDCLRLAVDVGDLPADTDCAALSRFFWIGWEGAVLRTKLARTVEPLDVFFSGFLACARA
- a CDS encoding anti-sigma factor family protein, whose translation is MRCNELAELLTEYLDDSLGSSDHVRLETHLSECAGCANYRTQYISTIAILNQIPVAGFKRTLRDTLSAHLHQRRR